A section of the bacterium genome encodes:
- the pstA gene encoding phosphate ABC transporter permease PstA: MRRPDPRISQKIAFAILLLSTLFVLVPAGLIVLVIIKNGLGAVTWEFLTTAPRNGMREGGILPAMVGTACLVVGAMSVAIPLGVLSAIYLNEYAGQNLLTRVIKLAIINLAGIPSVVYGLFGMGIFVIFLKFGASILAGSLTLAIMNLPVIITATREALASVPQSFREVSLSLGASKWQTIRHVVLPNSIPGILTGIILEISRAAGETAPILFTVAAFYLPGLPTSVFDQVMALPMHLYAISTQIPNIELEVRYATALVLLGLVFGVNSMAIIIRAKLRRKKAW, encoded by the coding sequence ATGAGAAGACCAGATCCAAGAATATCACAAAAGATCGCCTTTGCCATACTTTTATTATCTACCCTTTTTGTCCTTGTCCCGGCAGGGCTGATTGTCCTGGTAATTATCAAAAACGGGCTTGGGGCGGTAACCTGGGAATTCCTAACTACCGCCCCCCGTAATGGCATGCGAGAGGGCGGAATTCTGCCGGCTATGGTGGGAACCGCTTGTTTAGTAGTAGGGGCTATGAGCGTGGCTATCCCTTTAGGCGTGCTATCGGCTATTTATTTGAACGAATATGCCGGCCAGAACCTCCTAACCAGAGTGATTAAGTTGGCCATTATTAATCTGGCCGGGATTCCTTCAGTCGTTTATGGCCTCTTTGGTATGGGGATTTTTGTCATCTTTTTGAAATTCGGGGCCTCTATCCTGGCCGGATCCCTTACCCTGGCGATTATGAACTTGCCGGTTATCATTACGGCTACTCGTGAGGCCCTGGCCAGTGTTCCCCAATCTTTCCGGGAAGTGAGTCTGTCTTTGGGTGCCTCTAAATGGCAAACGATCCGACATGTGGTCCTGCCCAATTCCATCCCGGGCATCCTCACGGGTATTATCCTTGAGATTAGCCGGGCGGCTGGGGAGACCGCCCCGATTCTTTTTACCGTAGCGGCTTTTTACCTGCCCGGACTTCCCACCTCTGTCTTTGACCAGGTAATGGCCTTGCCCATGCATTTATATGCCATCTCAACCCAGATACCCAACATCGAACTTGAGGTCCGTTATGCCACGGCCCTGGTGCTTCTGGGGTTAGTCTTCGGTGTTAATTCTATGGCTATCATCATCCGGGCTAAATTGAGAAGGAAAAAGGCATGGTAA